In Carya illinoinensis cultivar Pawnee chromosome 6, C.illinoinensisPawnee_v1, whole genome shotgun sequence, a single genomic region encodes these proteins:
- the LOC122313690 gene encoding uncharacterized protein LOC122313690, producing MKGIMRFGKKGKLSPRYLGTFDVLERIGAAAYRLDLPPQLSAIHDVFHISMLREYIPDPTHILEYEPLQVREDLTYEEFPVGILAQKTQVLSKKTIPMVKVLWSNHTEKEATWELEEDMKNKYPYLFD from the coding sequence ATGAAGGGAATCATGAGGTTTGGAAAGAAGGGCAAGTTGAGTCCGAGATATTTAGGAACCTTTGATGTACTGGAGAGGATTGGAGCTGCAGCTTATAGGTTGGATCTTCCACCGCAGTTGTCTGCCATTCATGATGTTTTTCACATCTCTATGCTTCGGGAGTATATACCAGATCCGACACACATTTTAGAATATGAACCTCTCCAAGTTCGCGAGGATCTCACCTACGAGGAGTTTCCAGTTGGGATCCTAGCACAAAAGACTCAAGTCCTCAGTAAGAAGACCATTCCGatggtcaaagtactttggaGTAACCACACGGAAAAAGAGGCTACATGGGAACTAGAGGAGGACATGAAGAAcaagtacccatacttgtttgattgA
- the LOC122313688 gene encoding uncharacterized protein LOC122313688, whose translation MSSCQSTSATSTTLAPVRSEDPAWAHARVVPGARNNTECLYCNKVIRGGRITRLKYHLVGIPGNVEACKKVSEDVKWQMKELLDEMKRSKEKKRKISSEIGGDIDLTSDDIDDSNNMEGQSQLSKGKGKSGESGTGKSVGGLSRFFAPRTTPGAQPSIKNSMCSNEMLVQAKMVVARSWSDSNLPFNTAQSKFYQSVIDAMTAIGPGFKGPSLYELRGNLLKMTVNEVQDYLQQIKKIWNDTGCTLMVDGWTNQKQQSIINFLVYRSKGTMFLKSVDTSGLRKDAETLFNIFNEVVQEIGAENLVQFITDNDASYKAAGKKLQQKYGSFYWSPCAAYCIDLMLENFSDPRYFPLIDDTIKKVKKITKFIYNHGWVLALMRQEFTKGHDLCRPAITSEPLVRVLRLVDGDEKLAMGYLYDAMEIAKENIKARCNNQVSIFSPFTRIIDSRWDKQLHSPLHAAGCLLNPGIFYSPALKKNDVVRGFNSCVMKIELDPDDQDKIIAELDLYNNAVGEFGHSLAICQRDKLNPEWVSEESELLDGENLDWASIEEPLISLNEEDVDNVGVDADDGGDIDENILINMLNLDPYCLFDEDE comes from the exons ATGTCTAGTTGTCAATCAACCAGTGCTACATCTACAACACTTGCTCCTGTAAGATCAGAAGATCCAGCATGGGCCCATGCACGTGTAGTGCCAGGGGCAAGAAATAATACTGAATGTTTATACTGTAATAAAGTAATTAGAGGTGGCAGGATCACTCGATTGAAGTATCATCTAGTTGGGATTCCAGGTAATGTAGAGGCATGTAAAAAGGTCTCTGAAGATGTAAAATGGCAAATGAAGGAGTTGcttgatgaaatgaaaagaagcaaagagaagaaaagaaaaataagctcAGAGATTGGAGGCGATATAGATTTAACATCTGATGATATTGATGATAGTAATAATATGGAGGGACAGTCTCAGCTTTCAAAAGGTAAGGGGAAGTCGGGAGAATCTGGAACTGGAAAGTCAGTGGGGGGATTAAGTAGATTTTTTGCTCCAAGAACAACTCCTGGGGCCCAACCTTCAATTAAGAATTCTATGTGTTCGAATGAGATGCTTGTACAAGCAAAGATGGTTGTAGCACGCTCGTGGTCTGATTCTAATCTGCCTTTCAATACGGCTCAATCCAAGTTTTATCAATCAGTTATCGATGCCATGACTGCTATCGGGCCAGGATTTAAGGGCCCTTCTTTATATGAGTTGAGAGGAAATTTGTTAAAAATGACTGTGAATGAGGTTCAagattatttgcaacaaattaAGAAGATTTGGAATGACACCGGTTGTACACTAATGGTAGATGGTTGGACAAATCAGAAGCAACAATCAATAATCAACTTTTTAGTTTATCGTTCGAAAGGTACAATGTTCTTGAAGTCTGTTGATACATCTGGCCTTAGAAAAGATGCTGAAACATTGTTTAATATCTTTAATGAGGTTGTTCAAGAAATTGGAGCTGAGAATCTTGTGCAGTTCATAACGGACAATGATGCAAGTTATAAAGCTGCAGGAAAAAAGTTACAACAAAAGTATGGCTCTTTCTACTGGTCCCCTTGTGCAGCTTATTGCATAGACTTGATGTTGGAAAATTTTTCTGATCCAAGATATTTTCCCCTTATTGATGATACtataaaaaaggtaaaaaagatAACAAAGTTCATCTATAACCATGGTTGGGTTTTGGCATTGATGAGACAAGAGTTCACCAAAGGTCATGATTTGTGTCGTCCTGCAATTACAAG tgAGCCTTTGGTTCGTGTTCTACGACTTGTTGACGGGGATGAGAAGCTTGCAATGGGATACTTGTATGATGCAATGGAAATAGCCAAAGAGAACATAAAAGCAAGATGTAATAACCAAGTTAGTATATTCAGTCCATTCACCAGGATCATTGATTCTAGATGGGATAAGCAGCTTCACAGTCCATTACATGCAGCTGGTTGTCTTCTTAACCCTGGAATTTTCTATAGCccagctttaaaaaaaaatgatgttgtaAGAGGCTTTAACAGTTGTGTTATGAAGATAGAACTTGATCCTGATGATCAAGACAAGATCATTGCAGAACTTGACTTGTATAATAATGCAGTAGGTGAGTTTGGACATTCTTTAGCAATCTGCCAGCGTGATAAGCTTAATCCAG AATGGGTGAGTGAAGAATCTGAGCTTCTTGATGGAGAAAATTTGGATTGGGCAAGTATTGAGGAGCCATTAATCTCACTAAATGAGGAAGACGTTGATAATGTTGGTGTTGATGCTGATGATGGTGGTGAcattgatgaaaatattttgattaacaTGTTGAATCTTGATCCTTATTGTCTTTTTGATGAGGatgagtaa